The proteins below are encoded in one region of Streptomyces ficellus:
- a CDS encoding DM13 domain-containing protein codes for MHSAARTKKRLRAGLAAVVLAVVAFGLVWFEPWALWVDETVKEELPSATSTGGGRAEPGTAASPAPAGPRELARGELISHEHATTGSVKLVQLADGTRTLRFEGLDTSSGPDLRVWLTDAPVKAGRAGWHVFDDGKHISLGKLKGNKGDQNYALPAGIDWNAYTSVSIWCDRFDVSFGAAELTRA; via the coding sequence GTGCACAGCGCGGCGCGTACGAAGAAGAGGCTCCGGGCCGGACTCGCGGCGGTCGTCCTGGCCGTCGTCGCCTTCGGCCTCGTCTGGTTCGAACCGTGGGCGCTGTGGGTCGACGAGACGGTGAAGGAGGAGCTGCCGTCGGCCACGTCCACGGGCGGCGGCAGAGCGGAGCCGGGCACCGCCGCGTCCCCCGCCCCCGCCGGGCCGCGGGAGCTGGCCCGGGGTGAGCTGATCAGCCACGAGCACGCCACCACCGGGTCGGTGAAGCTGGTCCAGCTGGCGGACGGCACGCGTACGTTGCGCTTCGAGGGCCTCGACACGAGCAGCGGACCCGACCTGCGGGTCTGGCTGACCGACGCGCCGGTCAAGGCGGGCCGCGCGGGCTGGCACGTGTTCGACGACGGCAAGCACATCAGTCTCGGCAAGCTCAAGGGCAACAAGGGCGACCAGAACTACGCGCTGCCCGCGGGCATCGACTGGAACGCCTACACCAGCGTCAGCATCTGGTGCGACCGCTTCGACGTCTCGTTCGGCGCGGCGGAACTGACCCGCGCCTGA
- a CDS encoding sensor histidine kinase — MKDLLLIAAFALAGAVSAGLLGAAALRFVRHRSVAVSLTVVAAVTVTAMFAGTLAVAQAMFLSPHDLYVVTTVVAMASVVSLLTALLLGRWVVARSRALTAAARDFGADGDFLAPVGVSTAELADLSRELAATSAKLAESRARERALESSRRELVAWISHDLRTPLAGLRAMSEALEDGVVPDPARYHRRILAEVDRLNVMVGDLFELSRIHAGALTLVPSRMSVYDLVDEALAGADPLARAHGVRLVGGRVDQAPLEVDGKEMTRALANLLVNAIRHTPADGTVAVDAARRDDHVVVSVTDGCGGIPPEDLSRVFDTGWRGTRARTPPAGAGLGLAIVRGIVEAHAGRAEVHNVKGGCRFEVTLPVPTG; from the coding sequence GTGAAAGACCTGCTGCTGATCGCCGCGTTCGCCCTCGCCGGCGCCGTGTCGGCCGGTCTGCTGGGGGCAGCGGCCCTGCGGTTCGTGCGCCACCGGTCCGTCGCCGTCTCCCTGACCGTGGTCGCCGCCGTCACGGTCACCGCGATGTTCGCGGGCACGCTGGCGGTGGCGCAGGCGATGTTCCTGTCCCCGCACGACCTGTACGTGGTGACCACGGTCGTCGCCATGGCCTCGGTGGTCTCGCTGCTCACCGCGCTGCTGCTGGGCCGCTGGGTCGTCGCCCGCAGCCGCGCGCTGACCGCCGCGGCCCGCGACTTCGGGGCCGACGGCGACTTCCTCGCACCGGTCGGGGTGTCGACCGCCGAACTGGCCGACCTTTCGCGCGAACTGGCCGCGACGAGCGCCAAGCTGGCCGAGTCCCGGGCCCGCGAACGCGCGCTGGAGTCCTCGCGCCGCGAGCTGGTCGCGTGGATCTCGCACGACCTGCGCACCCCGCTCGCCGGGCTGCGCGCCATGTCGGAGGCGCTGGAGGACGGCGTGGTCCCCGACCCCGCCCGGTACCACCGCCGCATCCTCGCCGAGGTGGACCGCCTCAACGTCATGGTGGGCGACCTGTTCGAGCTGTCCCGCATCCACGCGGGCGCCCTCACCCTCGTCCCGTCCCGGATGTCGGTCTACGACCTGGTGGACGAGGCACTGGCCGGCGCCGATCCGCTGGCCCGGGCCCACGGGGTCCGGCTCGTCGGGGGCCGGGTCGACCAGGCACCCCTCGAGGTCGACGGCAAGGAGATGACCCGGGCGCTCGCGAACCTGCTCGTCAACGCCATCCGGCACACCCCGGCCGACGGCACGGTCGCCGTGGACGCCGCCCGCCGGGACGACCACGTGGTGGTGTCGGTGACCGACGGGTGCGGCGGCATCCCGCCCGAGGACCTCAGCCGGGTCTTCGACACCGGCTGGCGCGGCACCCGGGCCCGTACCCCGCCCGCCGGGGCGGGGCTGGGCCTGGCGATCGTCCGCGGCATCGTCGAGGCGCACGCCGGCCGGGCTGAGGTCCACAACGTCAAGGGCGGCTGCCGTTTCGAGGTCACCCTGCCGGTGCCGACCGGCTGA
- a CDS encoding response regulator transcription factor: protein MDSASPAHVLVVDDDPMVAEVVTGYLRRGGFDVEYAADGPAALEAAALARPDLVVLDLMLPGMDGLEVCRRLRATGPVPVIMLTARGEEEDRITGLEVGADDYVTKPFSPRELVLRVGSVLRRSRAAVPAAGSAGPAGTLLEAAGIGLDPATRRATKDGDELALTLREFDLLAYFLRHPDRAHTREALMREVWGWDFGDLSTVTVHVRRLRGKIEDDPARPLLIRTVWGVGYRFEPGRPAASVPDGTVGGGTVLDGTVLDGTVGGGTVADGTVVTTRSAGGQP from the coding sequence ATGGACAGTGCATCGCCCGCCCACGTGCTGGTCGTCGACGACGACCCGATGGTCGCCGAGGTCGTCACCGGCTACCTCCGGCGCGGGGGCTTCGACGTCGAGTACGCGGCCGACGGCCCCGCGGCCCTCGAAGCGGCCGCCCTCGCCCGGCCGGACCTCGTGGTCCTGGACCTGATGCTGCCGGGCATGGACGGGCTGGAGGTGTGCCGGAGGCTGCGGGCCACCGGCCCCGTACCCGTGATCATGCTGACCGCCCGCGGTGAGGAGGAGGACCGGATCACCGGCCTGGAGGTGGGCGCCGACGACTACGTCACCAAGCCGTTCAGCCCCCGCGAACTGGTCCTGCGGGTCGGGTCGGTGCTGCGCCGCAGCCGGGCCGCCGTCCCCGCCGCGGGCTCCGCCGGCCCGGCGGGCACGCTCCTCGAAGCGGCCGGCATCGGGCTCGATCCGGCCACCCGCCGCGCGACGAAGGACGGGGACGAACTCGCGTTGACACTCAGGGAGTTCGACCTCCTCGCGTACTTCCTGCGCCACCCGGACCGGGCGCACACCCGTGAGGCCCTGATGCGGGAGGTGTGGGGCTGGGACTTCGGTGACCTGTCGACGGTGACCGTGCACGTGCGGCGCCTGCGCGGCAAGATCGAGGACGATCCGGCGCGGCCTCTCCTGATCCGGACGGTGTGGGGCGTCGGCTACCGCTTCGAGCCGGGCCGCCCTGCCGCATCGGTGCCGGACGGCACGGTGGGGGGCGGCACGGTACTGGACGGCACGGTACTGGACGGCACGGTGGGGGGCGGCACGGTGGCGGACGGCACGGTGGTGACCACGAGGTCGGCGGGCGGGCAGCCGTGA
- a CDS encoding NAD-dependent epimerase/dehydratase family protein: MRVLVTGGAGFIGSHIVAALRERGHQPLVLDALLPTAHQEPAVVPDGVELIEGDVRDTATVRDALRGVDAVCHQAAMVGLGKDFGDAPEYVGHNDLGTAVLLAAMAEAGVRNVVLAGSMVVYGEGRYTCPRHGDVRPGPRTPSDLAAGRFEPRCPRCGAELAPGLVGEDAPADPRNVYATTKLAQEHLTAAWARATGGRAVSLRYHNVYGPGMPRDTPYAGVASFFRSSLARGEAPRVFEDGGQRRDFIHVTDVAAANVAALEAGGDREPGALTAYNTGSGDPHTVGEMAAELCAAHGGPAPVVTGEYRLGDVRHITADSQRLRRDLGWRPSVGFAAGMARFAHAGLRGADVPGAAGAADTVPARP, translated from the coding sequence ATGCGTGTACTGGTCACCGGAGGAGCCGGGTTCATCGGCTCGCACATCGTCGCCGCGCTGCGCGAGCGCGGCCATCAACCACTGGTCCTGGACGCCCTGCTGCCCACGGCCCATCAGGAGCCGGCGGTGGTCCCGGACGGCGTGGAACTGATCGAGGGCGACGTGCGGGACACCGCCACCGTGAGGGACGCCCTGCGCGGTGTGGACGCGGTGTGCCACCAGGCGGCGATGGTCGGCCTCGGCAAGGACTTCGGCGACGCGCCGGAGTACGTCGGGCACAACGACCTCGGCACCGCGGTCCTGCTCGCCGCGATGGCGGAGGCGGGCGTGCGGAACGTGGTGCTGGCCGGTTCCATGGTCGTGTACGGGGAGGGGCGCTACACGTGCCCCCGGCACGGCGACGTGCGCCCCGGACCCCGGACGCCGTCCGACCTGGCGGCCGGCCGGTTCGAGCCGAGGTGCCCGCGCTGCGGGGCGGAACTCGCACCGGGGCTCGTGGGGGAGGACGCCCCGGCCGACCCGCGCAACGTGTACGCCACGACCAAGCTCGCCCAGGAGCACCTCACCGCCGCGTGGGCGCGTGCCACCGGCGGCCGGGCCGTGTCGCTGCGCTACCACAACGTCTACGGGCCGGGCATGCCGCGCGACACTCCCTACGCCGGTGTCGCCTCCTTCTTCCGTTCCTCCCTCGCGCGCGGCGAGGCGCCGCGCGTGTTCGAGGACGGAGGGCAGCGGCGTGACTTCATCCACGTCACCGACGTGGCGGCGGCGAACGTCGCCGCCCTCGAAGCCGGCGGCGACCGGGAGCCGGGCGCGCTCACGGCGTACAACACGGGCAGCGGGGACCCGCACACCGTGGGCGAGATGGCGGCCGAGCTGTGCGCCGCGCACGGCGGGCCGGCCCCGGTCGTCACGGGTGAGTACCGGCTCGGCGACGTACGGCACATCACGGCCGACTCACAGCGGCTGCGCCGGGACCTCGGCTGGCGGCCGTCGGTGGGCTTCGCCGCGGGCATGGCGCGGTTCGCCCACGCGGGACTCCGGGGAGCGGACGTACCGGGCGCGGCGGGTGCGGCGGACACGGTTCCCGCCCGCCCTTGA